One genomic segment of Salarias fasciatus chromosome 8, fSalaFa1.1, whole genome shotgun sequence includes these proteins:
- the fdxr gene encoding NADPH:adrenodoxin oxidoreductase, mitochondrial isoform X1, whose translation MSGHRLLSSRLKLWTSGRSGWMSRLHEGLSGCGRASFSSSNPKICVVGSGPAGFYTAQHLLKARQDVEVDIYERLPVPFGLVRFGVAPDHPEVKNVINTFTQTASHARCNFYGNVNVGKDVSIDELRRAYHAIVLSYGAEGNRSMGVPGENLPGVYSAKDFVGWYNGLPSCRELTPDLSCDTAVILGQGNVALDVARILLAPTKMLKSTDITQPALDALAQSRVRRVLIVGRRGPLQIACTIKELREMVNLPDCRPEMVAADFEGVSEALKDVPRPRKRLTELMLKTALETPGEKEQERRSKASRSWGFRFFRSPVEVLASGGRAAGIRLAVNRLEGSGDGAQAVLTGEVEDVPCGLVISSIGYRSLPIDESVPFDSRRAVIPNSMGRVQQAAGLYCSGWVKTGPTGVIATTMNNSFDTARSLLEDMDSGALDVSSTRPGSQSISALLAERGVKAVTFSGWEKIDDVETRRGEVSGKPREKLLTVQEMLQVARS comes from the exons GTTTGAGTGGATGTGGAAGAGCTTCTTTCTCTTCCAGCAACCCCAAAATTTGTGTGGTGGGAAGCGGCCCAGCGGGCTTCTACACTGCGCAGCATCTGCTCAAG gCTCGTCAGGATGTGGAAGTGGACATCTACGAGCGTCTGCCCGTCCCCTTTGGACTGGTTCGGTTCGGAGTGGCCCCAGATCATCCCGAAGTCAAG AACGTCATCAATACGTTCACGCAGACAGCCAGTCACGCACGATGCAACTTCTACGGCAACGTCAACGTTGGGAAAGACGTCAGCATAGACGAGCTGCGGCGGGCTTACCACGCCATCGTGCTG AGTTATGGAGCGGAGGGGAACAGGAGTATGGGCGTGCCGGGGGAAAACCTCCCCGGAGTTTACTCCGCCAAAGACTTTGTGGGCTGGTACAACGGTCTGCCCAGCTGCAGGGAG CTGACTCCAGACCTGAGCTGCGACACCGCCGTCATCCTCGGACAAGGCAACGTGGCCTTGGATGTCGCCAGGATCCTCCTGGCGCCcaccaaaatgttgaag aGCACGGACATCACCCAGCCGGCCCTCGACGCTCTGGCACAGAGCCGAGTCCGCAGGGTCCTGATCGTGGGCCGGAGAGGACCCCTGCAGATCGCCTGCACCATCAAG gagcTCAGAGAAATGGTGAACCTGCCAGACTGTAGGCCGGAGATGGTGGCAGCTGACTTTGAGGGAGTGTCAGAAGCTCTGAAAG ATGTGCCGCGGCCCAGGAAGCGTCTGACGGAGCTGATGCTGAAGACGGCCTTGGAGACCCCCGgtgagaaggagcaggagaggaggagcaagGCCTCGCGCTCGTGGGGCTTTCGGTTCTTCCGGAGCCCGGTGGAGGTTCTGGCCAGCGGCGGCAGAGCGGCCGGCATCCGATTGGCCGTCAACAGGCTGGAG GGTTCGGGCGACGGAGCTCAGGCTGTGCTCACCGGGGAAGTGGAGGATGTGCCCTGCGGCCTGGTCATCAGCAGCATCGGCTACCGGAGCCTCCCCATCGACGAGTCGGTGCCCTTCGACTCCCGCAGGGCCGTCATTCCAAACAGCATGGGCCGCgtccagcaggctgcag GTCTGTATTGCAGCGGCTGGGTGAAAACAGGCCCGACCGGGGTGATCGCCACCACAATGAACAACAGCTTCGACACAGCTCGCTCGCTACTGGAGGACATGGACTCTGGAGCGTTGGATGTGTCTTCTACCAGGCCGGGCTCACAGAGCATCAGCGCTCTGCTGGCAGAGAGAG GAGTGAAAGCGGTGACTTTCTCCGGCTGGGAGAAGATCGACGACGTGGAGACGAGGAGGGGCGAGGTCAGCGGGAAGCCCCGAGAGAAACTGCTGACGGTGCAGGAAATGCTTCAGGTGGCTCGCTCGTGA
- the fdxr gene encoding NADPH:adrenodoxin oxidoreductase, mitochondrial isoform X2 has product MSFLMEARQDVEVDIYERLPVPFGLVRFGVAPDHPEVKNVINTFTQTASHARCNFYGNVNVGKDVSIDELRRAYHAIVLSYGAEGNRSMGVPGENLPGVYSAKDFVGWYNGLPSCRELTPDLSCDTAVILGQGNVALDVARILLAPTKMLKSTDITQPALDALAQSRVRRVLIVGRRGPLQIACTIKELREMVNLPDCRPEMVAADFEGVSEALKDVPRPRKRLTELMLKTALETPGEKEQERRSKASRSWGFRFFRSPVEVLASGGRAAGIRLAVNRLEGSGDGAQAVLTGEVEDVPCGLVISSIGYRSLPIDESVPFDSRRAVIPNSMGRVQQAAGLYCSGWVKTGPTGVIATTMNNSFDTARSLLEDMDSGALDVSSTRPGSQSISALLAERGVKAVTFSGWEKIDDVETRRGEVSGKPREKLLTVQEMLQVARS; this is encoded by the exons ATGTCCTTCCTGATGGAG gCTCGTCAGGATGTGGAAGTGGACATCTACGAGCGTCTGCCCGTCCCCTTTGGACTGGTTCGGTTCGGAGTGGCCCCAGATCATCCCGAAGTCAAG AACGTCATCAATACGTTCACGCAGACAGCCAGTCACGCACGATGCAACTTCTACGGCAACGTCAACGTTGGGAAAGACGTCAGCATAGACGAGCTGCGGCGGGCTTACCACGCCATCGTGCTG AGTTATGGAGCGGAGGGGAACAGGAGTATGGGCGTGCCGGGGGAAAACCTCCCCGGAGTTTACTCCGCCAAAGACTTTGTGGGCTGGTACAACGGTCTGCCCAGCTGCAGGGAG CTGACTCCAGACCTGAGCTGCGACACCGCCGTCATCCTCGGACAAGGCAACGTGGCCTTGGATGTCGCCAGGATCCTCCTGGCGCCcaccaaaatgttgaag aGCACGGACATCACCCAGCCGGCCCTCGACGCTCTGGCACAGAGCCGAGTCCGCAGGGTCCTGATCGTGGGCCGGAGAGGACCCCTGCAGATCGCCTGCACCATCAAG gagcTCAGAGAAATGGTGAACCTGCCAGACTGTAGGCCGGAGATGGTGGCAGCTGACTTTGAGGGAGTGTCAGAAGCTCTGAAAG ATGTGCCGCGGCCCAGGAAGCGTCTGACGGAGCTGATGCTGAAGACGGCCTTGGAGACCCCCGgtgagaaggagcaggagaggaggagcaagGCCTCGCGCTCGTGGGGCTTTCGGTTCTTCCGGAGCCCGGTGGAGGTTCTGGCCAGCGGCGGCAGAGCGGCCGGCATCCGATTGGCCGTCAACAGGCTGGAG GGTTCGGGCGACGGAGCTCAGGCTGTGCTCACCGGGGAAGTGGAGGATGTGCCCTGCGGCCTGGTCATCAGCAGCATCGGCTACCGGAGCCTCCCCATCGACGAGTCGGTGCCCTTCGACTCCCGCAGGGCCGTCATTCCAAACAGCATGGGCCGCgtccagcaggctgcag GTCTGTATTGCAGCGGCTGGGTGAAAACAGGCCCGACCGGGGTGATCGCCACCACAATGAACAACAGCTTCGACACAGCTCGCTCGCTACTGGAGGACATGGACTCTGGAGCGTTGGATGTGTCTTCTACCAGGCCGGGCTCACAGAGCATCAGCGCTCTGCTGGCAGAGAGAG GAGTGAAAGCGGTGACTTTCTCCGGCTGGGAGAAGATCGACGACGTGGAGACGAGGAGGGGCGAGGTCAGCGGGAAGCCCCGAGAGAAACTGCTGACGGTGCAGGAAATGCTTCAGGTGGCTCGCTCGTGA